One stretch of Juglans microcarpa x Juglans regia isolate MS1-56 chromosome 3D, Jm3101_v1.0, whole genome shotgun sequence DNA includes these proteins:
- the LOC121255082 gene encoding L10-interacting MYB domain-containing protein-like encodes MISSTRTSREHSMDEPEVLRDHELWTDGLEEMLVDILYQETIEGKLVGSKITNRYHLRLVEKLSRVGRKAIDESQIRGKITHLRQRLRLFTDLMGQTGMGWNPQIKTVMATEEHWANAIKVRSQWRKFKTYGCRDYDLLCTIFDQSVVTGVCHFASTLQPPMSEEKDCLEEKVRAQGPVLETTMEAPIDIDGPNINGPVGRQRQYRRRTKEPVQGSISLEFSKTLKVMTTSATMRTELDKQFFEECNRKHSKSYGIEFGSDVSYSKMGAYVVFIDTVIYELFRIIDFGSGSDDELQIKANNTTETGSSGNQPPGWDDYELGGATAEESALPVFEQMPEHNIGLRERDYIVAILNGHPNNCWNIFWMEIYAFEALCNTLRGNEYLESTREVSVEEALAIFAYTVRYAQVQRITGDRFQHSSETINRHVYAVMCALCNLALDVISPTHTTGVAP; translated from the exons ATGATATCTTCCACGCGTACTTCGAGGGAG CACTCGATGGATGAGCCTGAGGTCCTGCGTGATCATGAGTTGTGGACCGATGGattggaggagatgttggtagacaTCCTCTACCAAGAGACCATTGAAGGAAAATTGGTTGGGTCGAAGATCACCAACCGATATCATCTGAGACTTGTAGAAAAGTTGTCTCGAGTTGGGAGGAAGGCAATTGATGAGTCACAAATTAGGGGAAAAATCACTCACTTGAGGCAGAGGTTACGACTGTTCACAGATTTAATGGGCCAAACAGGAATGGGTTGGAACCCACAGATAAAAACTGTAATGGCCACGGAGGAACATTGGGCTAACGCAATAAag GTGCGTAGCCAATGGAGGAAATTCAAGACTTATGGTTGTCGAGACTACGATCTCCTATGCACCATTTTCGACCAGTCTGTGGTCACGGGGGTTTGCCATTTTGCATCCACGCTGCAACCCCCTATGAGTGAGGAGAAGGACTGCCTTGAGGAGAAGGTGAGGGCACAGGGCCCTGTATTGGAAACTACTATGGAAGCTCCAATAGACATAGATGGGCCAAACATAAATGGGCCAGTTGGGAGACAAAGACAATATCGTCGTCGAACAAAGGAGCCGGTCCAGGGTAGCATATCCCTAGAATTTAGCAAAACTTTGAAAGTTATGACCACCAGTGCCACCATGAGAACTGAGTTGGATAAGCAATTCTTCGAGGAATGCAATAGAAAGCATAGCAAAAGTTATGGGATTGAGTTTGGTTCGGATGTGTCATATAGCAAGATGGGTGCCT ATGTTGTTTTCATTGACACTGTTATTTATGAGTTGTTTAGGAT AATAGATTTTGGAAGTGGGTCAGATGATGAGCTGCAGATAAAGGCAAACAACACTACCGAAACTGGATCGAGTGGTAACCAGCCTCCAGGGTGGGACGATTACGAGCTTGGAGGAG CAACAGCAGAGGAAAGTGCACTGCCAGTGTTTGAGCAAATGCCAGAACATAATATCGGCTTACGCGAACGAGACTATATAGTTGCAATTCTCAACGGACATCCGAATAACTGTTGGAACATCTTTTGGATGGAAATATATGCATTTGAAGCGTTATGCAATACATTGCGGGGGAATGAATATCTCGAATCGACAAGAGAGGTTTCTGTGGAGGAAGCTTTGGCAATATTTGCATACACAGTCAGATATGCCCAAGTTCAACGAATCACAGGCGACCGGTTTCAACACTCTAGTGAAACCATTAATCGACATGTCTATGCAGTGATGTGTGCCCTATGTAATCTTGCTCTTGATGTGATTTCACCTACACATACTACTGGGGTGGCGCCTTAA